One part of the Amycolatopsis lurida genome encodes these proteins:
- a CDS encoding GlxA family transcriptional regulator — MRRLAVVVFNGASLGAMSFAFGVFEMASAFGELPDLDLRVVGGEPGTALRGGGLTVPVPEDLGAVRDADLVLVPNWRSPMEDPPEAALEALRAAHDRGARVAGLCSGAFVLAAAGLLDGRPATTHWAMAPLLAARFPAVRLDESVLYIDDGDILTSGGGAAGMDLGLHLIRSWCGAEVANRLAKGMVVPPHRPGGQAQYIESPMPDLDDGDPVSETMAWALTRLDTALPVDELARRAHMSRRNYDRRFREITGAAPGTWLTHQRVIRAQQLLESTDLPVDEIARYCGFSSSAALRPHFRRQVGVTPVSYRETFGTRLGVPEPILS, encoded by the coding sequence ATGAGACGGCTGGCCGTGGTGGTCTTCAACGGGGCGTCGCTCGGCGCGATGTCCTTCGCGTTCGGCGTGTTCGAGATGGCTTCGGCCTTCGGGGAGCTGCCCGACCTCGACCTCAGGGTCGTCGGCGGCGAACCGGGGACCGCGCTGCGAGGCGGCGGGCTGACCGTGCCGGTCCCCGAAGACCTCGGCGCGGTCCGGGACGCGGATCTGGTGCTGGTACCGAACTGGCGGTCGCCGATGGAGGATCCGCCGGAAGCCGCTCTGGAGGCGCTCCGCGCGGCCCACGACCGGGGAGCCCGGGTGGCCGGACTGTGCAGCGGCGCCTTCGTCCTGGCCGCCGCCGGGCTGCTCGACGGGCGCCCCGCGACCACGCACTGGGCGATGGCACCGCTGCTCGCGGCCCGGTTCCCGGCCGTACGTCTCGACGAATCGGTGCTCTACATCGACGACGGCGACATCCTGACCTCGGGCGGCGGCGCGGCGGGCATGGATCTCGGCCTGCATCTGATCCGCTCGTGGTGCGGCGCGGAGGTGGCGAACCGGCTGGCGAAGGGCATGGTCGTCCCGCCGCACCGGCCCGGCGGGCAGGCTCAGTACATCGAGTCGCCGATGCCGGACCTCGACGACGGCGACCCGGTGTCGGAGACGATGGCCTGGGCGCTGACCCGGCTGGACACGGCGCTCCCGGTCGACGAACTCGCCAGGCGGGCGCATATGAGCAGGCGCAACTACGATCGCCGGTTCCGCGAGATCACCGGTGCCGCGCCCGGCACCTGGCTGACCCACCAGCGCGTCATCCGCGCGCAGCAACTGCTCGAATCGACCGATCTCCCGGTCGACGAGATCGCCAGGTATTGCGGGTTCTCCTCGTCCGCCGCGCTCCGCCCGCATTTCCGGCGGCAGGTCGGGGTCACGCCGGTGTCCTACCGGGAGACGTTCGGGACCAGGCTGGGCGTGCCCGAACCCATCCTGTCCTGA
- a CDS encoding AMP-binding protein translates to MRDDVVQASSILGHSPGQVWEVIGDPESYSRFVAEISWCEIQRPAERGRGPKCLVRLEPRPGTLVVGDIEARVWRPGEHVVWCGVENDGIWVSVELRQDSGGGTELAAQLMLPAPHANPVSAASFKRAVRATARRIDLHLSGRAASPQEEPAHTKATTLHTASTLIKAGVLAAARPDKIARQLTSLSQWGATVAGGYSANAARVPDDVALHDERNVRTFKETADRSNQLANALAARGVRARDRIALLCRNHAAMVESLIACSKLGVDAILLNTGLSAGAVADVIGLHKPVAVLADDEFSRIIAGIPGDFLRLSTWPETENGYPTIDQLIAGVPATKLKPVDRIGRLVVLTSGTTGTPKGARRPTPKGLSTSAAMLDRIPLHSGDRFVVAAPLFHSWGLAGLQIGMAVRASLSLIRRFDAEEILRTIAEHRCGVLFAVPIMLQRILDLPERIRARYDLSSLRIVASSGSALPGTIVTEFMDTFGDVLYNFYGSTEVSWASIATPEDLRAAPTTAGRCPPGTRVAILDDDHNRVPPGWEGQIFVGNDMLFDGYTDGASVPRAENMMATGDVGYQDAAGRLFVTGRADEMIVSGGENVSPRPVEEAIVALPGVHEAAVIGVPDREFGQRFAAYIVPKRGARMSADDVRAYIHHRLARFAVPRDVYFVEELPRNATGKVLKRLLRDETWPIDQ, encoded by the coding sequence ATGCGAGACGATGTGGTCCAGGCGAGCTCGATTCTCGGGCACTCCCCCGGCCAGGTTTGGGAAGTGATCGGCGATCCCGAGTCCTACTCGAGGTTCGTCGCCGAGATCAGCTGGTGCGAGATCCAGCGCCCCGCCGAACGCGGGCGCGGTCCGAAATGCCTCGTCCGGTTGGAGCCGCGGCCGGGAACACTCGTCGTCGGTGACATCGAGGCCCGAGTCTGGCGGCCGGGTGAGCACGTCGTGTGGTGCGGCGTCGAGAACGACGGAATCTGGGTCTCGGTCGAGCTGCGGCAGGATTCGGGCGGTGGCACGGAACTCGCCGCCCAGCTGATGCTTCCGGCACCGCACGCCAATCCGGTGTCCGCCGCGTCCTTCAAACGCGCCGTCCGCGCGACGGCCCGCCGGATCGATCTGCACCTTTCGGGCCGGGCGGCGTCGCCCCAGGAGGAACCGGCGCATACCAAGGCCACCACCCTGCACACCGCGAGCACGCTGATCAAGGCCGGGGTGCTCGCCGCCGCCCGCCCGGACAAGATCGCCCGGCAGCTCACCTCGTTGTCGCAATGGGGAGCCACCGTCGCCGGTGGCTACTCGGCCAACGCCGCCCGCGTACCCGATGACGTCGCGTTGCACGACGAACGCAACGTCCGGACGTTCAAGGAGACGGCCGATCGCAGCAACCAGCTCGCGAACGCGCTCGCGGCCCGCGGAGTCCGCGCCCGCGACCGGATCGCCTTGTTGTGCCGCAACCACGCCGCGATGGTCGAGTCACTGATCGCGTGCAGCAAACTCGGGGTGGACGCGATCCTGCTCAACACCGGGCTTTCCGCCGGCGCGGTCGCGGACGTGATCGGGTTGCACAAACCGGTCGCGGTGCTCGCCGACGACGAGTTCTCGCGGATCATCGCCGGCATCCCCGGTGATTTCTTGCGGCTGTCCACCTGGCCGGAGACCGAGAACGGTTACCCGACCATCGATCAGCTGATCGCCGGGGTGCCCGCGACGAAACTCAAACCGGTGGACCGGATCGGGAGGCTGGTCGTCCTCACGTCGGGCACCACGGGAACCCCCAAAGGCGCGCGCCGTCCCACCCCGAAGGGATTGTCGACGTCGGCCGCCATGCTCGACCGCATCCCGCTCCACTCCGGCGACCGGTTCGTGGTGGCCGCACCGCTGTTCCACAGCTGGGGGCTCGCCGGCCTGCAGATCGGGATGGCCGTACGCGCGTCCTTGTCGCTGATCCGCCGGTTCGACGCCGAAGAGATACTGCGGACCATCGCCGAACACCGCTGCGGAGTGCTGTTCGCCGTTCCCATCATGTTGCAGCGCATCCTCGATCTGCCGGAACGGATCCGCGCCCGCTACGACCTGTCGTCGCTGCGGATCGTCGCCAGCAGCGGATCCGCGCTGCCTGGCACGATCGTCACCGAGTTCATGGACACCTTCGGCGACGTGCTCTACAACTTCTACGGCTCCACCGAGGTTTCTTGGGCCAGCATCGCCACGCCCGAGGACCTGCGCGCCGCGCCGACCACCGCCGGCCGCTGCCCGCCCGGCACCCGCGTCGCCATCCTCGACGACGACCACAACCGTGTCCCGCCGGGCTGGGAGGGACAGATCTTCGTCGGCAACGACATGCTTTTCGACGGCTACACCGACGGCGCCAGCGTGCCCCGCGCGGAGAACATGATGGCGACCGGCGACGTCGGCTATCAGGACGCGGCCGGACGGCTGTTCGTCACCGGCCGGGCGGACGAGATGATCGTGTCCGGTGGGGAGAACGTGTCCCCCCGCCCGGTCGAGGAGGCCATCGTCGCCCTGCCCGGCGTCCACGAAGCCGCGGTGATCGGCGTGCCGGATCGCGAATTCGGGCAACGGTTCGCCGCCTACATCGTGCCGAAACGCGGTGCCCGCATGAGCGCGGACGACGTCCGCGCCTACATCCACCACCGGCTGGCCCGCTTCGCGGTTCCGCGGGACGTGTACTTCGTCGAGGAGCTGCCCCGGAACGCGACCGGCAAGGTGCTCAAGCGGTTGCTGCGGGACGAGACCTGGCCGATCGATCAGTAG
- a CDS encoding helix-turn-helix transcriptional regulator, with product MPVDDAQLLGAVSDLRRDTGLPVGFAGVAGTSPRMRLTAFLGNRGTALNGLSVRAGRGLGGKALALTRPVVANDYHSATTISHDYDEPVRDEGIHSVVAIPVVVRRRVRAVLYGGLRDEATLSDRTITAALHAARDLEQTLAVEDEIEKRLAEAQPLAEHREEAAPRERLREVYGELRALSGQITDNVLRDRLDAVCDNLTGTASPVVRLAPRELDTVALVALGLTNAEIAHRLGLTAETVKSYLRDAMRKLDATSRLQAVTHARRMGLLP from the coding sequence ATGCCGGTCGACGACGCCCAGCTCCTCGGCGCGGTCTCGGACCTGCGCCGCGACACCGGCCTGCCGGTCGGGTTCGCCGGGGTCGCCGGCACGTCACCGCGGATGCGGCTGACCGCGTTCCTGGGCAACCGCGGCACCGCGTTGAACGGCCTGTCCGTCCGCGCGGGCCGCGGACTCGGCGGCAAGGCGCTCGCGCTGACCCGGCCGGTGGTCGCCAACGACTATCACAGCGCCACCACGATCAGTCACGACTACGACGAGCCGGTCCGCGACGAGGGCATCCACTCGGTGGTCGCGATCCCCGTCGTCGTGCGCCGCCGTGTCCGCGCCGTCCTCTACGGCGGCCTGCGCGACGAGGCCACTCTCTCCGACCGGACGATCACCGCCGCCCTGCACGCCGCGCGCGATCTCGAACAGACGTTGGCCGTCGAGGACGAGATCGAGAAGCGGCTGGCGGAGGCCCAGCCCCTGGCGGAACACCGCGAGGAGGCCGCGCCGCGCGAACGGCTGCGAGAGGTCTACGGCGAGCTCCGGGCGCTCTCCGGCCAGATCACCGACAACGTTCTCCGTGACCGCCTCGACGCGGTGTGCGACAACCTCACCGGCACCGCTTCCCCGGTGGTGCGCCTGGCGCCCAGGGAACTGGACACCGTCGCGCTCGTCGCACTCGGCCTGACGAACGCCGAGATCGCGCACCGGCTCGGGCTGACCGCGGAGACGGTCAAGAGTTACCTGCGGGACGCGATGCGCAAGCTCGACGCGACGTCCCGGTTGCAGGCGGTCACGCACGCGCGGCGGATGGGCCTGCTTCCCTGA
- a CDS encoding AMP-binding protein translates to MTEAHVRRLLEVYDDEGACAATLLCGRHPAEAVAFTVVEADLTSHELTYGELREQSERFAGALLGLGVGPGDRVATLMGKSAELVVALLAIWRLGAVHVPLFTAFAPPAIALRVTGNDTKVVIVDAGQRSKLTPSADLPDDPARRIVVVGDGEAGDLSFREMLADAAPLPGAAATGGSGVLVELFTSGTTGTPKAVPIPLRALAGFQAYQDFALDVRADDVFWNAADPGWAYGLYYAIMTPMATGRRSLLLHAGFSAELTWAVLERFGVTNFAAAPTVYRALRNSAAPVPDGLRLRHCSSAGEPLTPDVLEWASAKLGVGVYDHYGQTELGMVVGNAWHPDLRSEVKPGSMGRVLPGFAVEVLREDADVVAEPGERGRVAVDLLASPLVWFRGYRDAPERTAARFSPDGRWYYTGDVAAKDTDGYLTFASRDDDVILMAGYRIGPFDVESVLQQHSAVAECAVVGVPDALRGEVVVAYVVARDGVSADTELVAELQQLVKTRFAAHAYPREVHFVPELPKTPSGKIQRFLLRERHATDRSARSRPAATA, encoded by the coding sequence ATGACCGAAGCTCACGTCCGGCGGCTGCTCGAGGTCTACGACGACGAGGGGGCCTGCGCGGCGACGCTGTTGTGCGGCCGGCATCCGGCGGAGGCGGTCGCGTTCACCGTGGTCGAAGCGGACCTGACCAGCCACGAGCTCACCTACGGAGAGCTGCGCGAGCAGTCGGAACGCTTCGCCGGGGCACTGCTCGGCCTCGGGGTCGGGCCGGGGGACCGGGTCGCGACGTTGATGGGCAAGTCGGCGGAGCTGGTCGTGGCGCTGCTGGCGATCTGGCGGCTGGGCGCGGTGCACGTCCCGCTGTTCACGGCGTTCGCGCCGCCCGCCATCGCGCTGCGCGTCACCGGCAACGACACGAAGGTCGTCATCGTCGACGCCGGTCAGCGCTCGAAACTGACGCCGTCCGCCGATCTGCCGGACGACCCCGCGCGGCGGATCGTGGTCGTCGGGGACGGCGAGGCGGGCGATCTGTCGTTCCGAGAGATGCTGGCCGACGCCGCGCCGCTGCCGGGAGCCGCGGCGACCGGCGGGTCCGGCGTCCTGGTCGAGCTGTTCACCTCCGGGACAACGGGAACGCCCAAGGCCGTCCCGATTCCTCTCCGTGCGCTCGCGGGTTTCCAGGCGTACCAGGACTTCGCGCTCGACGTCCGCGCCGACGACGTCTTCTGGAACGCCGCCGACCCGGGCTGGGCCTACGGTCTGTACTACGCGATCATGACACCGATGGCGACCGGCAGGCGGAGTCTGTTGCTGCACGCGGGTTTCTCCGCCGAACTGACGTGGGCGGTACTGGAGCGGTTCGGCGTCACCAACTTCGCCGCCGCTCCGACGGTGTATCGCGCGCTCCGGAACTCGGCCGCCCCGGTGCCGGACGGCCTCCGCCTGCGGCACTGCTCTTCGGCGGGGGAACCGCTGACCCCGGACGTCCTGGAGTGGGCGTCGGCGAAGCTCGGCGTCGGCGTTTACGACCACTATGGACAGACGGAACTCGGCATGGTGGTGGGCAACGCGTGGCATCCGGACCTCCGCTCGGAGGTCAAGCCCGGCTCGATGGGACGGGTCCTGCCGGGCTTCGCGGTCGAGGTCCTCCGCGAGGACGCCGATGTGGTTGCCGAGCCGGGGGAACGCGGACGCGTCGCCGTGGATCTCCTGGCGAGCCCGCTGGTGTGGTTCCGGGGCTACCGCGACGCGCCCGAGCGCACCGCCGCGCGCTTCAGCCCCGACGGCCGCTGGTACTACACCGGCGACGTGGCCGCCAAGGACACCGACGGTTACTTGACCTTCGCCTCGCGGGACGACGACGTCATCCTGATGGCGGGCTACCGCATCGGCCCGTTCGACGTGGAAAGCGTTCTGCAGCAGCATTCCGCCGTGGCCGAATGCGCCGTCGTCGGTGTCCCGGACGCGTTGCGCGGCGAGGTGGTCGTGGCGTACGTGGTGGCGCGGGACGGCGTCTCAGCCGACACGGAGCTGGTGGCGGAGTTGCAGCAGCTGGTGAAGACCCGGTTCGCCGCACACGCCTACCCGCGTGAGGTCCACTTCGTACCGGAGCTGCCCAAGACGCCCAGCGGGAAGATCCAGCGGTTCCTGCTGCGGGAGCGGCATGCTACTGATCGATCGGCCAGGTCTCGTCCCGCAGCAACCGCTTGA